Genomic segment of Streptococcus australis:
AAAAACAAGAAGTAAGTCAATCTTCTATTTATGATAAGGAGATCCCTGCTGAATGGTAAAAGCACGATAAATTTGTTCAACAAGGACTAATCTCATTAACTGGTGTGGCAAGGTCAAACGCCCAAAACTAACAGAAAGATTCGCTCGATGCTTCACAGTAGGGGATAGTCCCAGACTTCCACCAATAATAAATGTAAGGGTAGAAAATCCCTTTATGGAAGCTTGTTCTAACTGTTTACTGAATTCTACTGAAGAGAGAGTTTTTCCTTCAATTGCTAACACAACGACAAAATCTCTTTCTCCAATTTTAGAAAGAATTCTAGCACCTTCTGTTTCTAAGATTTTTTGATTTTCTATTTCACTAGCTTTATCAGGCGTTTTCTCATCAGCAAGCTCAATCATTTCTAATTTTGCGAAACGTGAAATTCGTTTGCTATATTCAGCAATACCATCTTTAAGATATTTTTCTTTCAGTTTTCCAACTGTTACAATTTTTATTTTCATTCTTTTATTTTATCATATCCACACTTTATTTCACATCTTATACACATCAAAATCGTCTAAAATAACGAGCAAATTCACAGAATAAAAGGAGTTATCCACAACTTGTGTAAAACTTTAAACTTTTAAGTTTGAATTAAGTTAATAGGTTTATACTTTAATTAAATAACAAATAATTGGAGGCGTTTATGAAACACTTACAAACATTTTACAAAAAAGGAGGCAAATTTCTTGTAATCATTCTTATTGGATTTTTAAGTGGTGCTTTAGGAAGTTTCGTGACATTGCAACTTTCTCAAAAACAAGGAAGCCAAACTACAAATAACACTACAAATACTGTTACTCAAACCTCCTACAAGAATGAAAATGCAACAACTCAGGCTGTCAATAAGGTAAAAGATGCCGTTGTGTCGGTCATCACTTATTCAGCCAATCGGCAAAATAGTGTTTTTGGAAATGACGAAACAGATACGGATACCGACTCTCAACAGGTAGCAAGTGAAGGTTCCGGTGTTATTTACAAAAAGAACGACAAAGATGCCTATCTTGTAACAAATACTCACGTTATCAGTGGAGCTTCAAAAGTCGACATCCGTTTAGCAGATGGTACTAAAGTTCCTGGTGAAATTGTAGGATCTGACACCTTCTCTGATATTGCTGTCGTAAAAATTTCTTCAGAAAAAGTTACAACCTTAGCAGAATTTGGAGATTCTAGCAAACTAAATGTTGGTGAGACTGCAATCGCAATTGGTAGTCCTCTAGGATCCGAATATGCCAATACAGTTACCCAAGGAATCATTTCAAGTCTCAATCGAAATGTCTCTCTAAAATCTCAAGATGGTCAAGCAATTTCTACAAAAGCCATTCAGACAGATACTGCCATTAACCCTGGTAACTCTGGTGGTCCACTTATAAACATTCAAGGTCAAGTTATCGGGATTACATCAAGTAAAATTGCAAGCAATGGGGGAACTTCTGTAGAGGGTCTTGGATTTGCTATTCCATCAAATGATGCACAAAATATTATTAAACAGCTTGAAAGTAACGGTAAAGTGACTCGACCTGCTCTTGGAATTCAAATGGTTAATTTAGCTAATATTGGAGCTAATGATCTTAGAAAACTCAATATTCCAAGTAGCGTAACTTCTGGTGTAGTTGTTCGATCTGTTCAAAGCAATATGCCTGCATCTGGTCACCTTGAAAAATACGACGTTATTACCAAAGTTGACGACAAGGAGATTTCTTCGTCAACAGATTTACAGAGTGCTCTTTACAACCATTCTATCGGAGACAACATTAAAATCACCTACTATCGAAATGGGAAAGAGGAAACTACAACTATTAAACTAGATAAGAGTTCGGGTGATTTAGAGTCTTAATTGACATCAGTGTAAAGAAAACTTTACAGATAGTAAAAGATATGTTAGTGTAGAATCATGGAAAAATTTGAAATGATTTCTATCTCAGAAATACAAAAAAATCCCTATCAACCTCGAAAAGAATTTGATACAGATAAACTAAAGGAATTGGCTCAATCAATCAAAGAAAATGGGCTCATCCAACCCATCATCGTTCGTCAATCTCCTGTAATTGGTTATGAAATCCTTTCAGGAGAGAGACGATATCGGGCTTCTCTCTTAGCTGGTCTCACTTCTATTCCAGCTGTTGTGAAGAACCTCTCAGATCAGGAGATGATGATTCAGTCTATCATTGAGAATTTACAGAGAGAAAACTTGAATCCAGTTGAAGAGGCACGCGCCTACGAATCTTTGGTAGAAAAAGGATTTACTCACACTGAGATAGCGGATAAAATGGGGAAATCTCGTCCTTATATCACTAATTTTATTCGTTTGCTTTCCCTACCAGATTATATCTTATCTGAAGTAGAAAATGGAAAAATTTCTCAAGCTCATGCACGTTCACTAGTTGGTTTGGATAAAGAGCAACAGGAATATTTCTTTCAACTAATCAAAAATGAAGACATCTCTGTGAGAAAACTAGAAACACTGCTGACAGAGAAAAAACAAAAGAAGCAAAAAAAAAGTAATTCTTTCATCAAAGATGAGGAAGATAAGTTAAAAAAACTACTTGGCTTAAATGTAGAAATTAAACTTTCTAAAAAAGATACTGGAAAGGTTATTATTTCTTTTT
This window contains:
- a CDS encoding S1C family serine protease → MKHLQTFYKKGGKFLVIILIGFLSGALGSFVTLQLSQKQGSQTTNNTTNTVTQTSYKNENATTQAVNKVKDAVVSVITYSANRQNSVFGNDETDTDTDSQQVASEGSGVIYKKNDKDAYLVTNTHVISGASKVDIRLADGTKVPGEIVGSDTFSDIAVVKISSEKVTTLAEFGDSSKLNVGETAIAIGSPLGSEYANTVTQGIISSLNRNVSLKSQDGQAISTKAIQTDTAINPGNSGGPLINIQGQVIGITSSKIASNGGTSVEGLGFAIPSNDAQNIIKQLESNGKVTRPALGIQMVNLANIGANDLRKLNIPSSVTSGVVVRSVQSNMPASGHLEKYDVITKVDDKEISSSTDLQSALYNHSIGDNIKITYYRNGKEETTTIKLDKSSGDLES
- the rlmH gene encoding 23S rRNA (pseudouridine(1915)-N(3))-methyltransferase RlmH, which codes for MKIKIVTVGKLKEKYLKDGIAEYSKRISRFAKLEMIELADEKTPDKASEIENQKILETEGARILSKIGERDFVVVLAIEGKTLSSVEFSKQLEQASIKGFSTLTFIIGGSLGLSPTVKHRANLSVSFGRLTLPHQLMRLVLVEQIYRAFTIQQGSPYHK
- a CDS encoding ParB/RepB/Spo0J family partition protein, which translates into the protein MEKFEMISISEIQKNPYQPRKEFDTDKLKELAQSIKENGLIQPIIVRQSPVIGYEILSGERRYRASLLAGLTSIPAVVKNLSDQEMMIQSIIENLQRENLNPVEEARAYESLVEKGFTHTEIADKMGKSRPYITNFIRLLSLPDYILSEVENGKISQAHARSLVGLDKEQQEYFFQLIKNEDISVRKLETLLTEKKQKKQKKSNSFIKDEEDKLKKLLGLNVEIKLSKKDTGKVIISFSSQEEYDRIINSLE